In Nycticebus coucang isolate mNycCou1 chromosome 9, mNycCou1.pri, whole genome shotgun sequence, the following are encoded in one genomic region:
- the LOC128594717 gene encoding olfactory receptor 2W3-like, translated as MTNQSCQERFILLGFSDKPRLEHILFVFVLILYFVTLVGNVVIILVSRLDPCLHTPMYFFLTNLSFLDLCFTTSSIPQLLFNLGGVDKTISHMGCAIQLFMFLGLGGTECVLLAVMAYDRFTAICKPLHYSVIMHPQLCWLLVSVAWGVGLLNSLVMSPVTMKLPRCGRCKVKHFLCEMPALIKIACVDTVAVESTVFVLSVIIVLVPLSLILISYSYIALAVLRIKSAAGRRKAFNTCGSHLTVVSLFYGNIIYMYMQPGNNSSQDQGKFLTLFYNLVTPMLNPVIYTLRNKDVKGALKRLVSRKQGDTDFS; from the coding sequence ATGACCAACCAGAGCTGCCAGGAACGATTCATCCTACTGGGTTTCTCAGACAAACCCAGGCTGGAGCATATCCTCTTTGTGTTTGTCCTCATCCTTTACTTTGTGACATTAGTGGGCAACGTCGTCATTATCTTGGTCTCCCGCCTGGACCCTTGTCTCCACAcacccatgtacttcttcctcacTAACTTATCCTTCCTAGATCTCTGCTTCACCACCAGTTCCATCCCCCAGCTACTTTTCAACCTAGGTGGCGTGGATAAGACCATCAGCCACATGGGCTGTGCCATCCAGCTCTTCATGTTCCTAGGACTGGGTGGCACAGAATGTGTTCTTTTGGCAGTCATGGCTTATGACCGGTTCACTGCAATCTGCAAGCCCCTTCACTATTCTGTCATTATGCACCCTCAGCTCTGCTGGCTGTTGGTATCTGTGGCCTGGGGGGTTGGACTCCTCAACTCCCTAGTTATGTCTCCAGTGACTATGAAGCTGCCACGATGTGGGAGATGTAAGGTGAAACATTTCCTATGTGAGATGCCAGCTCTGATCAAAATTGCCTGTGTGGACACAGTGGCTGTAGAGAGCACTGTTTTTGTCTTGTCAGTTATAATCGTCTTGGTGCCCTTGTCTCTTATCCTCATCTCTTACAGCTACATTGCCTTAGCAGTGCTGAGAATCAAGTCAGCtgcaggaagaagaaaagctttcaacaCGTGTGGATCCCATCTCACTGTAGTCTCCTTGTTTTATGGGAATATTATCTATATGTATATGCAACCAGGAAATAATTCTTCTCAAGACCAAGGGAAATTCCTTACGCTCTTCTACAACTTGGTAACTCCTATGTTAAACCCTGTCATCTACACACTGAGAAACAAGGATGTAAAGGGTGCACTGAAGAGGCTTGTATCGAGAAAGCAAGGTGACACTGACTTTTCCTAA